A genome region from Trachemys scripta elegans isolate TJP31775 chromosome 2, CAS_Tse_1.0, whole genome shotgun sequence includes the following:
- the MIOS gene encoding GATOR complex protein MIOS, with protein MSGSKPDILWAPHHVDRFVVCDSELSLYHIESAVSSELKAGSLRLSEETTATLLSINSDTPYMKCVAWYPKYDPECLLAVGQANGRVVLTSLGQDHNSKSKELIGKEFVPKHARQCNTLAWNPLDSNWLAAGLDKHRADFSVLIWDISSKYTPESAVATEKVRLSAGDTEAGLVVTKPLYELGQNDACLSLCWLPRDQKLLLAGMHRNLAIFDLRNTSQKMFVNTKAVQGVTVDPYFHDRVASFYEGQVAIWDLRKFEKPVLTLTEQPKPLTKVAWCPTRTGLLATLTRDSNIIRLYDMQHTPTPIGDETEPTIIERSVQPCENYIASFAWHPTSQNRMVVVTPNRTMSDFTVFERISLAWSPVTSLMWACGRHLYECTEEGKASSLEKDIATKMRLRALSRYGLDTEQVWRNHLLAGNEDSQLKSLWYTLHFMKQYTEDMDQKLTGNKGSLVYAGIKSIVKSSLGTTENLRHSRSGSDRQADIIQYLSEERSLALQLCGWIKKGTDLDVEPFLNSLEQEGDWERAAAVALFNLDIRRAIQILNKGASSEKGDLNLNVVAMALSGYTDEKNSLWREMCSTLRLQLNNPYLCAMFAFLTSESGSYDGVLYENKVAVRDRVAFACKFLNDAQLNRFIEKLTNELKDAGNLEGILLTGLTKDGVDLMESYVDRTGDVQTASYCMLQGSPSDILKDERVQDWIENYRNLLDAWRFWHKRAEFDIHRSKLDPSSKPLAQVFVSCNFCGKSISYSCSAIPHQGRGFSQYGVSGSPTKSKVTSCPGCRKPLPRCALCLINMGTPVSSCPGVSKSDEKVDLSKDKKLAQFNNWFTWCHNCRHGGHAGHMLSWFRDHTECPVSACSCKCMQLDTTGNLIPAETVQP; from the exons ATGAGTGgctccaaacctgatattctttGGGCTCCACACCATGTTGATAGATTTGTTGTATGTGACTCAGAATTGAGCCTCTATCACATTGAGTCTGCTGTGAGTTCAGAACTCAAAGCAGGGTCCTTGCGATTATCAGAAGAAACTACAGCTACATTATTGTCAATAAATTCAGACACGCCATACATGAAATGTGTGGCTTGGTATCCTAAATATGATCCTGAATGTCTTCTAGCCGTTGGACAAGCAAACGGTCGAGTTGTCCTTACCAGTCTGGGCCAGGATCACAACTCAAAGTCCAAAGAGCTGATAGGAAAagaatttgttccaaaacatgCACGGCAATGTAATACCTTAGCGTGGAATCCATTGGACAGCAATTGGCTTGCTGCTGGCCTAGATAAACATCGGGCTGACTTTTCAGTATTGATCTGGGATATAAGTAGCAAATACACTCCAGAGAGTGCAGTTGCCACAGAGAAAGTGAGACTTTCAGCTGGAGATACTGAAGCTGGGCTGGTAGTGACAAAGCCACTTTATGAATTGGGACAGAATGATGCTTGTCTTTCTCTTTGCTGGCTTCCACGGGACCAGAAACTTCTTTTAGCTGGAATGCACCGAAACTTGGCTATCTTTGACCTTAGAAATACAAGCcaaaaaatgtttgtaaatacCAAGGCAGTTCAGGGAGTGACTGTAGACCCATACTTCCATGATCGTGTGGCTTCCTTCTATGAAGGTCAGGTTGCCATATGGGATCTCAGAAAATTTGAAAAGCCTGTTTTGACCCTGACAGAGCAACCAAAGCCCCTAACAAAAGTAGCTTGGTGTCCAACAAGAACTGGACTGCTAGCTACTTTAACTAGGGATAGTAATATTATTAGATTGTATGATATGCAGCATACTCCCACACCTATTGGAGATGAAACTGAACCTACAATAATTGAACGAAGTGTGCAACCATGTGAAAACTATATTGCTTCCTTTGCATGGCATCCCACAAGTCAAAATCGAATGGTAGTTGTGACTCCCAACAGAACTATGTCTGACTTCACAGTTTTTGAAAGGATTTCTCTGGCATGGAGTCCAGTTACATCTCTTATGTGGGCTTGTGGCCGACACTTGTACGAATGCACAGAGGAAGGAAAGGCTAGTTCCTTAGAAAAAGACATAGCCACTAAAATGCGTCTCAGGGCTTTATCCAGGTATGGCCTTGATACTGAACAGGTCTGGAGAAACCATCTTCTAGCTGGAAATGAAGATTCTCAGCTGAAGTCACTTTGGTACACTCTGCACT TTATGAAACAGTATACTGAAGATATGGATCAGAAGCttacaggaaacaaagggtcctTAGTTTATGCAGGCATTAAATCAATTGTGAAGTCATCTTTGG GAACAACAGAGAATTTGAGGCATAGCAGGAGTGGGTCCGATAGGCAGGCAGATATTATTCAGTATCTAAGTGAGGAGAGGTCATTGGCCTTGCAGCTCTGTGGGTGGATAAAGAAGGGAACAGATCTAGACGTGGAACCCTTTCTAAATTCTTTGGAACAAGAAGGAGACTGGGAGAGAGCTGCTGCTGTGGCACTTTTCAACTTGGACATACGGCGAGCAATACAGATCTTAAATAAAGGAGCTTCTTCTGAAAAAG GTGATCTGAACCTCAATGTAGTAGCAATGGCTTTATCAGGATATACAGATGAGAAGAACTCCCTTTGGAGAGAAATGTGCAGCACTCTAAGATTACAACTAAACAACCCCTACTTGTGTGccatgtttgcttttctgacaAGTGAATCTGGTTCGTATGATGGAGTTTTG TATGAGAATAAGGTAGCAGTACGAGACAGAGTGGCATTTGCTTGTAAATTCCTCAATGATGCACAG CTGAATAGATTCATTGAAAAGCTGACAAATGAATTGAAAGATGCTGGGAACTTGGAAGGAATTCTGCTGACAGGACTGACAAAAGATGGAGTGGACTTAATGGAAAGTTACGTTGATAGAACCGGGGATGTCCAGACAGCAAGCTATTGTATGCTCCAG GGTTCTCCGTCCGACATACTTAAGGATGAGAGGGTTCAAGATTGGATTGAGAATTACAGGAATTTGTTGGATGCTTGGAGGTTCTGGCATAAACGAGCAGAATTTGACATCCATAGGAGTAAGCTGGATCCCAGTTCAAAACCTTTAGCACAG GTATTTGTGAGTTGCAATTTCTGTGGGAAATCAATCTCTTATAGCTGTTCAGCCATACCTCATCAGGGCCGAGGTTTTAGTCAATATGGAGTAAGTGGCTCACCAACCAAGTCAAAGGTTACAAGTTGTCCTGGTTGTCGGAAACCCCTTCCTCGCTGTGCACTTTGTCTAATAAATATGGGGACTCCAGTTTCCAGCTGCCCTG GAGTATCAAAGTCAGATGAAAAGGTGGATCTTAGCAAGGACAAGAAATTAGCCCAGTTCAACAACTGGTTTACATGGTGCCACAACTGCAGGCATGGTGGTCATGCTGGACACATGCTCAGCTGGTTCAG GGACCATACTGAGTGTCCAGTTTCTGCGTGTTCATGTAAATGTATGCAGCTGGATACTACAGGGAATCTCATCCCAGCAGAGACTGTTCAGCCATAA